TTTTGGGATGGTCTGACACCGGGGCAACGGTATCAAAAGCGTCGGACGTGAACGGAAAATCGGCACAGGAGGTCATGCCGCCCACGATGATCGTGTCCCCGCCTAAAGGCAGTACTCTGCACGCCAGCTCGTTGCCATAGCTGGGTGATGATCCACCGAGGTAAGAGCTGTAGACGAGGCTATCTGCCTGCAGGTCGATCAGGGCAACGAAGGCATCCTGATCTCCGACCAACTCTCCTTGAAAGGCGTTATCCGTAATCGGGATGCCACCGTGCCACGAATTACCGCAGAGCCACACCCGACGATTGTTCCCCAAAGTTAGCCCGCTTGCAGACGCTGAACCATCCGGACCTGCGGGGAAAAGGGTAGAGTAACGCAGCGTCGAACTCCGGGGGTCAAAGACCGCCAAGAAGCCATTTCCCCCGCCCAAGCCCTGAGGATAAAGAGCGTCGGGCGTCACCGGAAAGCCTGTTGGGCTGGCATTCCCGCAGAGGTAAACGTCTCCTGTGGAGTCCATCGCCAAGTCCCGGACATAATCGCGGTCTGAACCACCGATGTACGAACTGAACTCGAGAGACGTGCCGTCGGCAGAAAAACGGGAGAAGAATCCTTCCCCCAGACCGACGGCCGTGGTGTCAAAGGCATCTGCGGTCAGGGGCACGGAACCGCCGTAGGAAAGATCGGCATCACCCGCCACGTAAACCGACCCTTGAGCATCGCCGATCACACAATAGCTCCATTGCTCTACACCGCCCAGGAAGGTGGAAAACAGCAGACTATCCCCGGCGGCATTGAATTTGGAAAGGGCTCCCACGCCGTATTCTCCGGCGATGGTCTGGTAGGCTCCGGGAGTGATCGGATAGCCATCATTGCCAAAATACAGATACACTGCTACCAGCTTATGATGCTGAGGGTCCTCGCCGATGGCATAGACCTCGTCTAAGCTCCCTCCACCCCAATAGCTGCAATACACCAGTGGATCAATCACCACCTCCCGTGTCATATCATACGAGCCCAAAACGAAGTGATAGCCGCCCTCAGCGGTCAGTTCGTAGCGGCAAGGGATTTCGATTTGGGCGTGGTTGATGTTCTGGTAGGCAAAGGGCGCCTGTTCCTTGACGGTGCCCAGCGAGGTAGACAAGAGCAAACTGCCGTTTGCATCTACGGTGATTGCGCCATCCTGCCCTTCGTAGCGCAGTTGAATCAGGGATGCATCGGCACTGGGGTGGACGTGGTAGACGGTTTCGACCCCTTGGGCGGCGATGCGGTATTGGACGTCAATCCCCGGCCAGACATCCTGGGCGGTGACGGTGCGGTAGTGGCCCACACGGGATCGCCAACGGCAGCTATCCTTGGACAGGAAGTAGTTGCTGTAGCTGGGGAGTTTGTCTTCGCCGGTTAAGATGGGGGTGGGGTTGGCGCTGACATACGAGAGCTTCAGGACGTGGCCTTTTACTGTGCGTGGTAGCGGCGAGTCCCCGAGAGATCCTGCATCTCGCAGACGGGCTGCAGGATGACAAGTGAAAGGGTAACGGGCTGCAGGTCGTAGACTCCGGTGGAGTCCACGGACTCTAACGAGATGACAATCTAAGGGGGCGGTGCGGGGCTCGGGGGAATGCAGGTCCAGCGTCAGGCCGGATGAGTTCAGGAAGTAGGTGGCGCCGGGGGCGTCGTATTTGAAAGAGAATGCGCCGTCCCACTGGCCTTCATTTTGGACAAAGAAAGCTGTCTGCGTCAGGGGTGTGGTTGCCCACACGGGAAGCGTGGCAACGATGATTGCAGCACACCCAATGGCCCATGCTCTGATCCACGTGCTCGCTATGCGTGACAGTCTCATGTAAGTTGCTGGCCTATGTCTGTTCACGATCATTTACTTTAAGAGCATCATCTTCTGCACCCGCGTGGCCGATTCAGTCCACAGTGCGGCAAAGTACACGCCCGAGGACAGATCCGAACCGTCAAACCGCTGCCGGTGTTCTCCGGCAATCATTCGCCCCAAGTTCTGGCGATAGACACTACGGCCCAGCACATCAAACACTTCCACGGTGACCACCGAAGCCGCCGGCAATTCAAAGCGCAGCGTAGCCGTGCTATTGAAAGGATTCGGAAATGCCGAAAGACTGAAGGCTGAAGGATGAGGGATGAAGGAACCCTTCTGGGCTGCAAGGAAACCGCTGGAATCCCAGTGCAGGGGATAGCGCGGCATAAGGGGTGTGGTGGCGATGGAATCCACCGGGACGCGCTGATAGATGAAATCATTCAGCGTGGCCACGCCTTCGCTGTATGACACGGCACCTGCATCCCGGTCCAGCACATAGGACAGATGCAAAGCCCCATCGCTCACGGTTTCGGCCACAGTCGGCTCGCGTTCGGACAAGCATTCTCCGGACGGAGTGGGAATGAGTGCGGGCCGTGTGCGGGTGACGTTGGTGCCGGTGCTCCATGCGATGCCGTTATCGGTGGAGACGGAGATCCAAACATCGGAGTTGAAGTATCCGCCTTCGGAGACCTGCGCGGTGTCATAGCGCGCGTACGAGCAGTAAAGATAACCGTTGGAAGGATCAACGGCTAACGATGGACGGCAGACCATCCTTTGCCATGCACCGGGAAGGTTCGGAGCGGCGGCGATCCACCCATCCGCCACGAGGCTGAATTGGCCGGTGGCTTCGGACCAGTGCCAGATAAGGCCTTCACTGGCGCTGTAGCGCCCCTGCGAATGCCCTGACGCCCATGTCCAGTAGCCCGTCGTGGTGAACGCCGCGTGCAGGCCGTTGGTGCGGTCGAACAGCAGGCTCAGATCCGCATGTGCCCAGAGAGTGTCCCGATTGCAGTGAAGGGTATCGTGAGTCGCCGCGAGACACGCCGTATCGCCGGGCGTAAACTGGGTGATATTCAGACGCGGCCCCCATGTCTCTCCACCGTCGCCGGACAAGCTCAGTTCCACATCTTTCCATTCTGTCTGATAGTCTGCCGCCGGATCTCGATAGTAGGCGCGCAGCCATCCCATTGCCACGCGCGGTGACGTGCGGGATGCGGCAATAACATAGGATGCCACGCCGAGCGTGTCTATGGACTGCAACACGGAACCGCCATTCACCGGTTGCCATGTGTACTCGCAGAATGAACTGTCAGGAGCGGGCGCACCCTGTGCATAATAGAATTCGTAATTGAATCCGAGGAAGCTGTCATCCCGGTTGGCAAGCACATGGACATGGTTGTTTACATCCACCACGACCTTGGGCCATACCAGCCAGCCATTCCGGGGGTTGGGAAGCAGGGTTATATCATCGCAGCCGATCCGGCACAGGGCCACGTGAAAAGCTGTGCCGCTGGAGTCCGTCATCACGCCGTGAAAGGCGGCGAGGGGATAGCCTTCGCGATCCAATGTCAGGTTCACGTAGCCACCACGGCGGAACGTATCCACCTGCAGGCCGGAATCGTAGGCGAAGCGGGTAAATTGCGGCCCCCAACGATTGTAGTAAACATGCCGCGGGCCGTAATAGTCAGACGTCAGACCGTTCGTCCAGACAACGTGGACATTACCGCTGTCATCCACGGCAATCATTCTGCCGCAGGAAGCATTTTGCTGAGTGTCCCACCATGTGGTCCCCGCCACGTGGGTTTCGCCAATGGGCTGCGCCTGCGAAGGGCCGCTTTTTGCAAGCAGGAGGACAAGGGCGCAGATGGCATAGCATATGCGGTAATTCACGGATGGCCTCCTTGACGAAGGGGTGAAAAATGTGCGATGAGGGATGAATGGAACATCCAAATCAGCAATCCCGTTGAAAGAAGATCGGCACCGTGAAAGCCAAAGTGAGCCCTTTGACCCTCACCCGCTTGAAGGCCATTATGTGTGATTGTTGTAAATTATGCTTTTGTGAAAACAATCACACTTGACCTTCAGGGAGAGATTGCTTATATTCTAAGCTTGTCAGACGTCAATATATTGTAAAACGTGGGTATCCGAACTCGGATCGGCAGAATCCGGTTACAAGTAACCGAATTTGCCCCACAAAATCAAGGAGGAGTATGCGCACAGCCAAATCTGCCTTCCGTGCCGGCCGCGCGAAGCGGAAAGTTAAGACTTGGTTTCTCAGCCTGATGGTCATCGCTCTGGCCGGTCTCATGTTTGCCGGACCGCGCCTGTTTGCGCAGGCCCCCAGCACCACCACACCGCCGCAGGCAACGGCCGCTGTGGGTGGTGAGCATGGTGGAGAGGCGATTCAACTTCCCTTTGGCGATGAAGCCTGGCTGCCGCTGTTCATTGTGCTCGGTGGCGCGCTTGTGGCCCTGGCCTTTGGTGCCTACTGGTGGCAGAAG
The sequence above is a segment of the bacterium genome. Coding sequences within it:
- a CDS encoding T9SS type A sorting domain-containing protein is translated as MRLSRIASTWIRAWAIGCAAIIVATLPVWATTPLTQTAFFVQNEGQWDGAFSFKYDAPGATYFLNSSGLTLDLHSPEPRTAPLDCHLVRVRGLHRSLRPAARYPFTCHPAARLRDAGSLGDSPLPRTVKGHVLKLSYVSANPTPILTGEDKLPSYSNYFLSKDSCRWRSRVGHYRTVTAQDVWPGIDVQYRIAAQGVETVYHVHPSADASLIQLRYEGQDGAITVDANGSLLLSTSLGTVKEQAPFAYQNINHAQIEIPCRYELTAEGGYHFVLGSYDMTREVVIDPLVYCSYWGGGSLDEVYAIGEDPQHHKLVAVYLYFGNDGYPITPGAYQTIAGEYGVGALSKFNAAGDSLLFSTFLGGVEQWSYCVIGDAQGSVYVAGDADLSYGGSVPLTADAFDTTAVGLGEGFFSRFSADGTSLEFSSYIGGSDRDYVRDLAMDSTGDVYLCGNASPTGFPVTPDALYPQGLGGGNGFLAVFDPRSSTLRYSTLFPAGPDGSASASGLTLGNNRRVWLCGNSWHGGIPITDNAFQGELVGDQDAFVALIDLQADSLVYSSYLGGSSPSYGNELACRVLPLGGDTIIVGGMTSCADFPFTSDAFDTVAPVSDHPKIFLTMLALPNTLVRSTFLGGDWTTPHGFALDRHGSVLVAGRPEDANFPVTPDAEVRSFREISVSRMSRDLRRLEYSTFLGGSNHTRPCGFLWEPGRGVWLCGVTKSNDLPTTPNALIRQYPWPGDDEEYGFILCYALPGDTIPDNARRSVSPYPLALSLSCFPNPFNSTVMLTYELPTSGHVEVKVFDLLGREVAVLHDGMTEAGAHSVRWDAQGMASGIYFVTLRSARQTQTQKIMLLK
- a CDS encoding T9SS type A sorting domain-containing protein; this translates as MNYRICYAICALVLLLAKSGPSQAQPIGETHVAGTTWWDTQQNASCGRMIAVDDSGNVHVVWTNGLTSDYYGPRHVYYNRWGPQFTRFAYDSGLQVDTFRRGGYVNLTLDREGYPLAAFHGVMTDSSGTAFHVALCRIGCDDITLLPNPRNGWLVWPKVVVDVNNHVHVLANRDDSFLGFNYEFYYAQGAPAPDSSFCEYTWQPVNGGSVLQSIDTLGVASYVIAASRTSPRVAMGWLRAYYRDPAADYQTEWKDVELSLSGDGGETWGPRLNITQFTPGDTACLAATHDTLHCNRDTLWAHADLSLLFDRTNGLHAAFTTTGYWTWASGHSQGRYSASEGLIWHWSEATGQFSLVADGWIAAAPNLPGAWQRMVCRPSLAVDPSNGYLYCSYARYDTAQVSEGGYFNSDVWISVSTDNGIAWSTGTNVTRTRPALIPTPSGECLSEREPTVAETVSDGALHLSYVLDRDAGAVSYSEGVATLNDFIYQRVPVDSIATTPLMPRYPLHWDSSGFLAAQKGSFIPHPSAFSLSAFPNPFNSTATLRFELPAASVVTVEVFDVLGRSVYRQNLGRMIAGEHRQRFDGSDLSSGVYFAALWTESATRVQKMMLLK